The following are encoded together in the Bactrocera neohumeralis isolate Rockhampton chromosome 6, APGP_CSIRO_Bneo_wtdbg2-racon-allhic-juicebox.fasta_v2, whole genome shotgun sequence genome:
- the LOC126762006 gene encoding dynactin subunit 1-like translates to MAERSFKIGQNVQIVGRNLRGQIAYVGLTSFSPGKWIGVVLDEKDKGKNNGTVKGTTYFKCPANCGLFVRPAQLILIRDCETDEMTEPTALEASKSSGVKPAGSEKSATATPASGKAVEKSETKSQKSDGSTTVHTEAPNINTTATSNGNLLKATKINQPLQANQRVISSNTQLELSFTGATVSVAAPKRSKTTVSPSESFCCVRQRSAFVETGFLEILHTQFTPGHPLRSPTVFNLNNGSHSALAISPTEQLQQQQRQQQRYKDLEEQNAKLNDELNELKSQRLEDKRRLHELEKIRLQKEHLSEFKTQIMEQHSMLQRELQRCRQELREANEHKTMYKRELDEVAENIELLTLDKEMAEERVETLQIELETANERVEELMLDIEILRAENDNATSATTGVRTDNGLKEEIIQPSATEIKRLEQYNQRLRETVVRLRDVLTHEKQDLQKAKKELETKTSEISELKKTKEILSKRIDVMEMHIIDLKEQVDAALGAESMVTSLAESKIELEERVKLLEEEVIELEALEEIHEQIIEGNQELELDLREEIDALNLTIKMLQEEKNNTLETIYDRDVTIMKFRELVKTLNNNILSKDPPTNVLGIATGTGTSTSDDLSSTLSNQDETQSIDFNQMFSVTKACERAIDSRLNAIELKLCKAHIGHLLAFVPEEIMLRGCEYDIILVLLLLQRLYEKIEIICHIINEKFPSSCEFAKNTIFEGFSVHRFAFRCKCLYVLRSLKLVIKQLIFGLNHCDYEVCTHAAIYRGEMETQEKSIDELIKRLKGDMLDENTPMESVERTLSFFNTLYTNLICSQNLAELIDEQQLYVMLVEVLDVCLDCINTNAGILHTIIQLGDENTESFWAMQFLMENVNQFKQKLRKLQRKLPAAAVDISAMQQQQIQRIQHILTTNEHFGRFINILIATAKDATKDISTSSFSANGERLCDAAIEHKKLWKIIITNCTKYAAEEKPTPIALFHHCIQQLDEIINELTIFISENESVRSANKNTMFVRSSATTLLQRSMQLKQHSEDIKSLKHSLTERDKEIKTQKYLAKMKQNEFSEMQIRKEIAERNLSKVQRSQEEALTQITEYIEQFDKLICQREHIIAQSFNIIKEKLFAMEQNHARLEQKLISRKAVINISTDESYREIETLNKCLRYERAERCKLHIDEMKLRMRSFEPLYVPHQRRMVDATETRLAKELLTLKNQWILSHIKLKPVTENERCTLKRKSNELLQRTWSTYFKTHPHRSASNNFGAFGTKDVNQIFN, encoded by the coding sequence ATGGCCGAGCGCAGTTTTAAAATTGGCCAAAATGTGCAAATTGTGGGTAGAAATCTGCGTGGGCAAATAGCGTACGTGGGTTTGACCAGTTTCTCACCGGGCAAGTGGATAGGCGTGGTGCTGGACGAAAAAGATAAAGGCAAGAATAATGGTACTGTCAAGGGCACTACCTACTTTAAATGTCCTGCTAATTGTGGACTCTTCGTACGGCCAGCACAATTGATTTTAATTCGGGATTGTGAAACCGATGAAATGACAGAGCCAACAGCTTTAGAGGCTAGCAAAAGCAGTGGCGTGAAACCAGCGGGAAGCGAAAAATCTGCAACAGCAACGCCAGCAAGCGGGAAAGCAGTGGAAAAGAGTGAAACTAAGAGTCAAAAGTCTGATGGATCAACAACTGTGCATACGGAAGCACCTAATATCAACACAACAGCAACTTCGAATGGAAATCTGCTGAAGGCAACCAAAATTAATCAGCCGTTGCAAGCGAATCAGCGTGTTATCTCCTCCAATACTCAACTGGAACTATCCTTTACGGGTGCAACCGTATCAGTGGCGGCACCAAAGCGCAGTAAAACTACAGTTAGTCCTTCAGAGTCATTTTGTTGTGTAAGGCAGCGTTCAGCATTTGTGGAAACGGGCTTTCTGGAGATACTGCATACACAATTCACACCCGGTCACCCATTACGCTCGCCCACTGTGTTCAACCTCAACAATGGATCGCACAGTGCTCTGGCAATCAGCCCCACAGagcaattgcaacaacagcaacggcaacaacagcGATATAAGGATTTGGAGGAACAAAATGCCAAGTTAAATGACGAATTAAATGAGTTGAAGAGTCAACGCTTAGAAGACAAACGGCGTTTGCACGAACTCGAAAAGATCCGTTTGCAAAAGGAGCACTTAAGCgagttcaaaactcaaattatgGAGCAGCATAGCATGCTGCAACGGGAACTGCAACGCTGTCGACAAGAGCTGAGGGAGGCTAACGAACACAAGACCATGTATAAACGTGAACTGGATGAAGTGGCTGAGAACATTGAACTGCTCACGTTGGATAAGGAAATGGCAGAAGAACGTGTTGAAACGCTGCAAATAGAATTGGAAACAGCAAATGAGCGTGTTGAAGAACTGATGCTAGATATTGAAATCTTGAGAGCTGAGAATGATAATGCAACATCAGCTACAACTGGCGTACGTACAGATAATGGGTTGAAGGAAGAAATAATACAGCCGTCAGCGACAGAAATCAAACGTCTCGAACAGTACAATCAACGACTGCGTGAGACGGTTGTGCGACTGCGCGATGTTTTGACACACGAAAAGCAAGACCTACAAAAGGCCAAAAAAGAATTGGAGACGAAAACATCCGAAATCTCAGAACTTAAGAAAACCAAGGAGATACTTTCGAAGCGCATCGATGTAATGGAAATGCACATAATCGACTTAAAAGAACAAGTCGACGCTGCACTTGGTGCGGAATCGATGGTTACATCCTTAGCAGAATCTAAAATAGAACTAGAAGAGCGTGTCAAATTATTGGAGGAGGAAGTAATAGAGCTCGAGGCCCTGGAAGAGATTCACGAACAAATTATTGAAGGTAACCAAGAACTAGAATTGGATTTACGTGAAGAAATTGATGCTCTCAATTTAACGATCAAAATGTTGCAAGAGGAAAAGAATAATACGCTAGAAACAATATATGATCGAGACGTAACTATTATGAAATTTAGAGAGCTTGTCAAaacattaaataacaatatactCTCAAAAGATCCGCCAACAAATGTATTGGGCATTGCTACAGGTACTGGCACTTCCACATCAGATGATCTCAGCAGCACCCTCTCCAATCAGGACGAAACTCAAAGTATCGACTTCAATCAAATGTTCTCCGTGACGAAGGCTTGCGAAAGGGCCATCGACTCGCGGCTAAATGCAATTGAACTCAAACTGTGCAAAGCTCACATTGGGCACCTTCTAGCGTTTGTGCCCGAGGAGATCATGCTGCGCGGCTGCGAATATGACATCATATTGGTGCTGCTCTTACTGCAGCGTTTGTATGAGAAAATCGAGATTATTTGCCACATAATTAATGAAAAGTTTCCATCATCCTGTGAGTTTGCCAAAAACACTATATTCGAGGGATTCTCCGTACACCGGTTCGCTTTCCGTTGCAAATGCCTATATGTATTGCGCAGCCTTAAGCTGGTCATTAAACAGTTAATTTTCGGTTTGAATCACTGCGATTATGAGGTGTGCACACATGCAGCTATTTATCGCGGAGAAATGGAAACGCAGGAGAAATCTATCGATGAATTGATTAAACGCCTAAAAGGTGACATGCTCGATGAAAATACACCCATGGAATCGGTGGAACGAACTCTATCATTTTTCAATACGCTTTACACCAACCTCATTTGCTCGCAAAATCTTGCCGAGTTAATAGACGAACAACAACTCTACGTTATGCTAGTGGAAGTACTGGATGTGTGCCTGGACTGCATCAATACTAATGCTGGCATACTGCACACAATTATACAGTTGGGAGATGAAAATACCGAATCATTTTGGGCCATGCAATTTCTAATGGAAAACGTTAATCAATTCAAGCAAAAATTACGCAAATTACAACGGAAACTTCCTGCTGCTGCAGTTGATATTTCAGccatgcagcaacaacaaattcagcGCATACAGCATATACTAACTACGAATGAACATTTCGGCcgatttattaatattttaatagcaACAGCCAAAGATGCAACGAAGGACATATCAACAAGCAGCTTCTCCGCCAATGGAGAGCGCCTATGCGACGCAGCCATCGAACATAAAAAGCTTTGGAAAATCATTATTACGAACTGTACAAAATATGCTGCTGAGGAAAAACCAACACCAATTGCCTTATTCCATCATTGCATTCAGCAGCTCGACGAAATAATCAATGAGCTCACTATTTTCATCTCGGAGAATGAGTCTGTGCGCAGCGCAAACAAAAATACGATGTTCGTACGCTCTTCCGCTACTACGCTGCTGCAACGCTCAATGCAATTAAAGCAACATTCGGAGGATATAAAGAGTTTGAAGCACTCATTGACCGAACGGGATAAGGAAATCAAAACACAGAAATACTTGGCGAAAATGAAACAGAACGAATTTTCCGAAATGCAAATACGAAAAGAGATCGCCGAACGGAACTTGTCAAAGGTGCAACGCAGCCAAGAGGAAGCTCTGACGCAAATTACGGAATATATAGAACAATTCGACAAGCTAATATGCCAACGTGAGCATATAATCGCGCAATCATTCAATATTATAAAAGAGAAACTATTTGCCATGGAACAGAACCATGCACGTCTTGAGCAGAAACTTATCTCACGCAAGGCAGTCATCAATATTTCCACAGACGAAAGTTATCGTGAAATCGAAACACTTAATAAGTGCTTACGTTACGAACGGGCGGAACGTTGTAAGCTGCACATCGACGAAATGaagttgcgcatgcgcagcttCGAGCCACTATATGTGCCACACCAAAGGCGCATGGTAGACGCAACGGAAACCCGACTCGCCAAGGAGTTACTAACGCTGAAAAACCAATGGATTCTTTCACATATCAAATTAAAACCGGTTACGGAAAACGAACGTTGCACGCTAAAACGAAAATCAAATGAACTGCTGCAACGTACATGGAGCACATACTTTAAGACACATCCTCACCGCAGCGCATCAAATAATTTCGGCGCTTTCGGCACGAAAGATGTaaaccaaatatttaattaa
- the LOC126762016 gene encoding trypsin-1 isoform X2 translates to MLKIYLAVLIINGVGGQISFSSLPCNHRSPKIVGGSDAEKSEMPFMVSLMRRGGHFCGASILNERWLVTAGHCVCNGLNKIFQASQIQGVIGLHSISQYLNGNSAEKSTPTRINFKSIIPHPKYECTNVKHDIALLQLDEPLKFTDGVKPICVSVENPLIAYENQLAIVSGWGWTNENQEEGHKADILKKVAVKIWNNNSCEKSYKINGKPSSIISDTQLCAGFKNGGADSCWADSGGPLIMKDKILVGIVSTGIGCARPGLPGIYTRVGKYVDWIDSVLKNANAL, encoded by the exons atgttgaaaatatatttagctGTGTTAATAATAAATGGTGTGGGTGGCCAAATTAGCT TTTCATCATTACCTTGTAACCACCGAAGTCCGAAAATTGTAGGAGGCTCGGATGCCGAAAAAAGCGAAATGCCATTTATGGTAAGTCTTATGCGACGAGGAGGACACTTTTGTGGCGCTAGTATTTTAAATGAGCGGTGGCTTGTGACGGCGGGCCATTGTGTCTGCAATGGATTAAACAAGATATTTCAAGCATCACAGATACAAGGTGTTATAGGTCTTCACAGTATATCACAATATCTTAATGGTAATTCAGCCGAAAAATCGACTCCTACTCGCATTAACTTTAAAAGTATTATACCTCATCCAAAATATGAATGCACCAACGTAAAACATGATATtg CTCTACTTCAGTTGGATGaacctttaaaatttacagaCGGTGTCAAGCCAATATGTGTAAGTGTTGAAAATCCTCTTATAGCATACGAAAATCAGTTAGCGATTGTATCTGGTTGGGGATGGACAAATGAGAATCAAGAAGAAGGCCACAAagcagatattttaaaaaaggttgCTGTGAAAATCTGGAACAATAATAGTTGCGAgaaatcttataaaataaatgggaAGCCCAGCAGCATAATCTCAGACACCCAATTATGTGCAGGATTCAAAAACGGAGGAGCAGATTCTTGTTGG GCTGATTCTGGCGGCCCACTTATTATGAAAGATAAAATATTAGTTGGAATTGTTTCCACGGGAATCGGATGTGCTAGACCTGGACTTCCGGGGATATATACACGAGTCGGCAAATATGTTGATTGGATTGATTCAGTTTTAAAGAACGCTAACGCTCTCTAA
- the LOC126762016 gene encoding trypsin 5G1 isoform X1 codes for MPFMVSLMRRGGHFCGASILNERWLVTAGHCVCNGLNKIFQASQIQGVIGLHSISQYLNGNSAEKSTPTRINFKSIIPHPKYECTNVKHDIALLQLDEPLKFTDGVKPICVSVENPLIAYENQLAIVSGWGWTNENQEEGHKADILKKVAVKIWNNNSCEKSYKINGKPSSIISDTQLCAGFKNGGADSCWADSGGPLIMKDKILVGIVSTGIGCARPGLPGIYTRVGKYVDWIDSVLKNANAL; via the exons ATGCCATTTATGGTAAGTCTTATGCGACGAGGAGGACACTTTTGTGGCGCTAGTATTTTAAATGAGCGGTGGCTTGTGACGGCGGGCCATTGTGTCTGCAATGGATTAAACAAGATATTTCAAGCATCACAGATACAAGGTGTTATAGGTCTTCACAGTATATCACAATATCTTAATGGTAATTCAGCCGAAAAATCGACTCCTACTCGCATTAACTTTAAAAGTATTATACCTCATCCAAAATATGAATGCACCAACGTAAAACATGATATtg CTCTACTTCAGTTGGATGaacctttaaaatttacagaCGGTGTCAAGCCAATATGTGTAAGTGTTGAAAATCCTCTTATAGCATACGAAAATCAGTTAGCGATTGTATCTGGTTGGGGATGGACAAATGAGAATCAAGAAGAAGGCCACAAagcagatattttaaaaaaggttgCTGTGAAAATCTGGAACAATAATAGTTGCGAgaaatcttataaaataaatgggaAGCCCAGCAGCATAATCTCAGACACCCAATTATGTGCAGGATTCAAAAACGGAGGAGCAGATTCTTGTTGG GCTGATTCTGGCGGCCCACTTATTATGAAAGATAAAATATTAGTTGGAATTGTTTCCACGGGAATCGGATGTGCTAGACCTGGACTTCCGGGGATATATACACGAGTCGGCAAATATGTTGATTGGATTGATTCAGTTTTAAAGAACGCTAACGCTCTCTAA